The following are encoded together in the Lathyrus oleraceus cultivar Zhongwan6 chromosome 3, CAAS_Psat_ZW6_1.0, whole genome shotgun sequence genome:
- the LOC127131778 gene encoding AT-hook motif nuclear-localized protein 16, with protein MTHKEFASSSFPSKSISSNSNNDFSGNNPSIFSTHSNNLFSTVGGNKKLIVSHTTTTTNNDILMMPSSSSAQPSFDRDMDFPQNPPKNPSKSSSKKRMGRPLGSKNRPKTHIIIEENRETFTEVVTLQISAGEDIVENIIKYAQRRQTNIIVSRDFGLISNITFLDPVSRVPLLPIEGPVHMTSLFGTYINPNCECPPRKFISHPPCSSFTIYFSSPNEYVFGGIVGGKVTAAGVILINATLVRKTTFHREVAHEFDSNYNVFHAPIRFNDMDANSTLHNYQLSPHYLPIDGNVIDENLMRWNHSNHPHNY; from the exons ATGACACATAAAGAATTTGCATCTTCATCCTTTCCCTCAAAATCCATCTCTTCAAATTCCAACAATGATTTTTCAGGAAACAACCCTAGTATATTTTCTACGCACTCAAATAACCTTTTTTCCACCGTGGGAGGCAACAAAAAGCTCATAGTTTCGCACACCACTACCACCACCAACAATGACATATTGATGATGCCATCATCATCATCTGCACAACCATCCTTTGATAGAGATATGGATTTCCCTCAAAATCCACCTAAGAATCCTTCCAAATCCTCCTCCAAAAAACGAATGGGTAGACCCTTGGGCTCCAAGAACAGACCCAAAACACACATCATTATCGAGGAAAATAGAGAAACCTTCACAGAAGTGGTTACACTTCAGATCTCTGCTGGAGAAGATATTGTGGAAAATATAATCAAATATGCTCAACGACGTCAAACTAACATAATAGTGTCGAGGGATTTCGGTCTTATCTCTAACATTACATTTCTTGATCCTGTATCTCGTGTCCCATTATTACCCATCGAAGGACCCGTACATATGACATCTCTATTTGGAACATATATAAATCCAAATTGTGAATGTCCTCctagaaaattcataagtcatCCACCATGTTCCTCTTTTACCATATACTTCTCTAGTCCTAATGAATATGTGTTTGGTGGAATTGTTGGTGGAAAGGTTACCGCTGCTGGTGTCATTTTGATTAATGCTACTCTTGTTCGGAAAACAACATTTCATAGGGAG GTAGCACATGAATTTGACAGCAACTACAATGTTTTTCATGCACCTATAAGATTTAATGATATGGATGCTAATTCAACTCTGCATAATTATCAGCTTTCCCCTCATTATCTTCCTATTGATGGGAATGTCATTGATGAGAACTTAATGCGGTGGAACCACTCCAATCACCCTCATAACTATTAG